Proteins encoded within one genomic window of Calonectris borealis chromosome 1, bCalBor7.hap1.2, whole genome shotgun sequence:
- the TTLL1 gene encoding polyglutamylase complex subunit TTLL1 isoform X1 — protein MAGKVKWVTDIEKSVLINNFEKRGWIQVAENEDWNFYWMSVQTIRNVFSVETGYRLSDDQIVNHFPNHYELTRKDLMVKNIKRYRKELEKEGSPLAEKDENGKYIYLDFVPVTFMLPADYNLFVEEFRKNPSSTWIMKPCGKAQGKGIFLINKLSQIKKWSRDSKTSSFVSQSSKEAYVISLYINNPLLIGGKKFDLRLYVLVSTYRPLRCYMYKLGFCRFCTVKYTPSTSELDNMFVHLTNVAIQKHGDDYNHIHGGKWTVSNLRLYLESTRGKEVTNKLFDEIHWIIVQSLKAVAPVMNNDKHCFECYGYDIIIDDKLKPWLIEVNASPSLTSSTANDRILKYNLINDTLNIAVPNGEIPDCKWNKSPPKEVLGNYEVLYDEEMAQSDGPDRDLRSRSGQSTGVKGNRARDSGKPVLTTWK, from the exons GAAAAAAGAGGCTGGATTCAGGTGGCAGAAAATGAAGACTGGAATTTTTATTG GATGAGCGTGCAAACaatcagaaatgttttcagtgtGGAAACTGGTTACCGCCTCTCTGATGACCAAATTGTCAATCATTTCCCAAACCATTATGAACTGACCAGAAAAGATTTGATGGTAAAGAATATCAAGCGATATAGGAAAGAACTTGAGAAAGAAGGAAGTCCTCTTGCCGAAAAGGATGAAAAtgggaaatatatttatttgg ATTTTGTTCCTGTTACTTTTATGCTTCCTGCCGATTATAATCTCTTTGTTGAAGAATTCAGAAAAAACCCCTCCAGCACTTGGATTATGAAACCTTGTGGCAAAGCTCaaggaaaaggaatatttctAATCAATAAACTCTCCCAAATTAAAAAGTGGTCTCGAGATAGCAAAACATCTTC GTTTGTATCTCAGTCTTCCAAAGAAGCCTATGTGATTTCTCTCTATATCAACAATCCATTACTTATTGGTGGAAAGAAATTTGATCTTCGTCTATATGTTTTAGTATCTACGTATCGTCCACTGAGATGTTACAT GTATAAACTTGGATTTTGCCGGTTTTGCACAGTAAAATATACACCAAGTACAAGTGAATTGGATAACATGTTTGTGCATCTCACAAATGTTGCCATTCAGAAACATGGG GATGATTACAATCATATCCATGGAGGCAAGTGGACAGTGAGTAACTTACGCCTGTATCTGGAGAGCACCCGTGGAAAGGAAGTCACAAACAAATTATTTGATGAAATTCACTGGATAATTGTGCAGTCGCTGAAGGCTGTTGCA cctgtaaTGAATAATGATAAACACTGCTTTGAGTGTTATGGATATGACATTATCATTGATGACAAGCTTAAACCATGGCTAATTGAG gttAATGCTTCCCCTTCTCTTACTTCCAGTACTGCTAATGATCGCATCTTGAAGTATAATCTTATTAATGACACACTTAACATTGCTGTGCCTAATGGGGAAATTCCAGACTGTAAATGGAATAAATCTCCACCAAAAGAGGTTCTTGGCAATTATGAAGTCTT ATATGATGAAGAGATGGCGCAAAGTGATGGGCCTGATCGTGACTTGCGAAGTCGTTCTGGGCAATCCACTGGAGTAAAAGGAAATCGTGCAAGAGATTCAGGAAAGCCTGTACTAACCACCTGGAAGTGA
- the TTLL1 gene encoding polyglutamylase complex subunit TTLL1 isoform X2, with protein MSVQTIRNVFSVETGYRLSDDQIVNHFPNHYELTRKDLMVKNIKRYRKELEKEGSPLAEKDENGKYIYLDFVPVTFMLPADYNLFVEEFRKNPSSTWIMKPCGKAQGKGIFLINKLSQIKKWSRDSKTSSFVSQSSKEAYVISLYINNPLLIGGKKFDLRLYVLVSTYRPLRCYMYKLGFCRFCTVKYTPSTSELDNMFVHLTNVAIQKHGDDYNHIHGGKWTVSNLRLYLESTRGKEVTNKLFDEIHWIIVQSLKAVAPVMNNDKHCFECYGYDIIIDDKLKPWLIEVNASPSLTSSTANDRILKYNLINDTLNIAVPNGEIPDCKWNKSPPKEVLGNYEVLYDEEMAQSDGPDRDLRSRSGQSTGVKGNRARDSGKPVLTTWK; from the exons ATGAGCGTGCAAACaatcagaaatgttttcagtgtGGAAACTGGTTACCGCCTCTCTGATGACCAAATTGTCAATCATTTCCCAAACCATTATGAACTGACCAGAAAAGATTTGATGGTAAAGAATATCAAGCGATATAGGAAAGAACTTGAGAAAGAAGGAAGTCCTCTTGCCGAAAAGGATGAAAAtgggaaatatatttatttgg ATTTTGTTCCTGTTACTTTTATGCTTCCTGCCGATTATAATCTCTTTGTTGAAGAATTCAGAAAAAACCCCTCCAGCACTTGGATTATGAAACCTTGTGGCAAAGCTCaaggaaaaggaatatttctAATCAATAAACTCTCCCAAATTAAAAAGTGGTCTCGAGATAGCAAAACATCTTC GTTTGTATCTCAGTCTTCCAAAGAAGCCTATGTGATTTCTCTCTATATCAACAATCCATTACTTATTGGTGGAAAGAAATTTGATCTTCGTCTATATGTTTTAGTATCTACGTATCGTCCACTGAGATGTTACAT GTATAAACTTGGATTTTGCCGGTTTTGCACAGTAAAATATACACCAAGTACAAGTGAATTGGATAACATGTTTGTGCATCTCACAAATGTTGCCATTCAGAAACATGGG GATGATTACAATCATATCCATGGAGGCAAGTGGACAGTGAGTAACTTACGCCTGTATCTGGAGAGCACCCGTGGAAAGGAAGTCACAAACAAATTATTTGATGAAATTCACTGGATAATTGTGCAGTCGCTGAAGGCTGTTGCA cctgtaaTGAATAATGATAAACACTGCTTTGAGTGTTATGGATATGACATTATCATTGATGACAAGCTTAAACCATGGCTAATTGAG gttAATGCTTCCCCTTCTCTTACTTCCAGTACTGCTAATGATCGCATCTTGAAGTATAATCTTATTAATGACACACTTAACATTGCTGTGCCTAATGGGGAAATTCCAGACTGTAAATGGAATAAATCTCCACCAAAAGAGGTTCTTGGCAATTATGAAGTCTT ATATGATGAAGAGATGGCGCAAAGTGATGGGCCTGATCGTGACTTGCGAAGTCGTTCTGGGCAATCCACTGGAGTAAAAGGAAATCGTGCAAGAGATTCAGGAAAGCCTGTACTAACCACCTGGAAGTGA